ACAATTGCCTCCTTCATCCCAACTAACACCACTAAGTTGTAGTcgggaggggagggggggggggacacTTGTAGTTGCAAGCTTAGTGTCGGGCATGCAACTGCCCCTCCTCTCTCACCTGccttcataaaaaacaaaaggccaGTTGCAGTCAAGAGGGAGTCATGCAATTGCAGTCGAgggtgacacttgcagttgcaagCCTAATGTCGGACATGCAactgccctcctcctctcccgtcggCCTCTGACAAAAACACAAGGCCACTTGGAGTCAGGAGGGACACATGCAATTGCAAATCATGGGCGAAACTTGTAGTTGTAAGCCTAGTGTCGGGCATGCAATCGCCCCCTTTCCCGCTGCCGACCGACGGAGCAAGACATCAGTTGCAGTCGAGTGTGTCGATATGCAATGCATGCCTAGTGTCGGACATGCAACTACCCCCGGTCTCCCACCGACCATCGACAAATCAAAAGATCAGTTGCAATCGGGTGTATAGGCATGCAATTGTAGTCGAGGGCGACACTTGTAGTTTCAAGCCTAGTGTCCGACATGCAACTGCCCCCCTTCCCACCTCCCACCGACCAAAAAAGGTTAGCTGCAGTTGAGTGTGTAGGCATGCAGTTGCATCCTAGGGGCGACNNNNNNNNNNNNNNNNNNNNNNNNNNNNNNNNNNNNNNNNNNNNNNNNNNNNNNNNNNNNNNNNNNNNNNNNNNNNNNNNNNNNNNNNNNNNNNNNNNNNNNNNNNNNNNNNNNNNNNNNNNNNNNNNNNNNNNNNNNNNNNNNNNNNNNNNNNNNNNNNNNNNNNNNNNNNNNNNNNNNNNNNNNNNNNNNNNNNNNNNNNNNNNNNNNNNNNNNNNNNNNNNNNNNNNNNNNNNNNNNNNNNNNNNNNNNNNNNNNNNNNNNNNNNNNNNNNNNNNNNNNNNNNNNNNNNNNNNNNNNNNNNNNNNNNNNNNNNNNNNNNNNNNNNNNNNNNNNNNNNNNNNNNNNNNNNNNNNNNNNNNNNNNNNNNNNNNNNNNNNNNNNNNNNNNNNNNNNNNNNNNNNNNNNNNNNNNNNNNNNNNNNNNNNNNNNNNNNNNNNNNNNNNNNNNNNNNNNNNNNNNNNNNNNNNNNNNNNNNNNNNNNNNNNNNNNNNNNNNNNNNNNNNNNNNNNNNNNNNNNNNNNNNNNNNNNNNNNNNNNNNNNNNNNNNNNNNNNNNNNNNNNNNNNNNNNNNNNNNNNNNNNNNNNNNNNNNNNNNNNNNNNNNNNNNNNNNNNNNNNNNNNNNNNNNNNNNNNNNNNNNNNNNNNNNNNNNNNNNNNNNNNNNNNNNNNNNNNNNNNNNNNNNNNNNNNNNNNNNNNNNNNNNNNNNNNNNNNNNNNNNNNNNNNNNNNNNNNNNNNNNNNNNNNNNNNNNNNNNNNNNNNNNNNNNNNNNNNNNNNNNNNNNGTTGGGTGTGTTGGCATGCAGTTGCATTCTAGGGCGACACTTGCGGTTGCAACCCTAGTGCCGGACATGCAACTGCCCCCTCTCCCACCACCCACCAACAAAACAAAGGGCCAATTACGGTTGGGTCTGTAAGCATGCATCTACAGTCGAGGGCTACACTTGCAGTTGCTAGCCTAATGTCGGACTTGCAATGGCCCGCCCCTATCCCTCCGCTCTCTGAGAAAAACACAAGGCCAGCTATAGTTGGGAGGAAATAATCAATGCCTCGCATCCGCTCCCTTCTCCCACCATGTAAAAGTTGCAGCCCAACAAAGAAAATAAGAAAGCCCCAACAGACAACGAAAAAGGCCCCCTTCCCCAACCCACCGCCCATACCCTGCTTTGATGCGAAAAAACCAAGAAAAAATGTTGGTTGTATGGGCAGATTTACACGAGATAACAACACTTCCAcacattttataaaactaaaaataaattAAAAATGTGTTTACACAGATGTCCCAACATAAGAAAGAAAAATACAATACATGTGTTGTCCACACGCAAAAAGTATACAATGATTTTGACGTTTTCACACGCCAAAAATTACACATAGTCGTGTGTACTGGAACAATTATAACTAACAATAACAAGAATAAAAATAGAACACACTGACCATGCTACTCTAAGCTGATTTATGCATAAACCCCAAGCCTTTTCTTAGACTATTCAGTGAATGAAGTCAAACAGAAAGCCCAACAAACAGACAAGGAAGCCACAACCCCCACCTTTGGGCCCAACTCATCGCGTAAGCCGGTCCTACAGCCAAAAAAGAAAAGACAACGGCCGGTCACACCCCCGGGACAGGCCTATACGACATAAGCCACGACCTCATAACAAATCTAAAAGCTGAAAACGATCCGATGGCCAGACACGTCGACTGAGACTTCATTAGAACTCAGTCGGCTGATTTTTAGCGTATCTGTTTGCGGATATACGTTAATGGGCACATGCAACGTCAAATAGGATTCGTCTTCCTTTGATAGGCTCTTCCATATGCCCATTTCAACAAATGGATGTTTTTTTCTGCCATGTGGTCTGGAGCCTGACTTGAAAATTTTGGTGCCCGGCAGAACCATTGATTCTTGAATCTTGAGAATGATTCATCCCACAAAGCAATTTTAGTCCTGTACCAAATGAAGTAAAAGTGTAAAACATGAACCACCTCGCACAACAAACTCACCATACCTACTCCGCGCCGCGGAAAATGTTTTACAAAACACACACAGTACAGTTGGGAGCTTGTTAGGATGTTCGAACACTTTACCACTAAACTACTCATCACGCGTATTTCCCTGCTTAACAGCTTATACTCGTACTTCGAACAACACCGACCCCGCCCTTAAAAAGCCATCTAACCCCTGTAATTAACCTCCACAAGGGACGTGCAGAAGCACACACACAAAAAATCTTTTTACCATGGGCATGGCCACCGCAGCCGCCGCGACGACGGCCGCTCCGGACAAGCTCCGGCAGCCGTGCAGGCCGAGGCCGGCGGCGCAGATCTCCTCCTCCAAGAACCGCGGGCCCAAGGCGCCGGTGGTGATCGCGCACGAGTGCCCCAGCGCGATGCGCGCCCACGTCCTGGAGGTCCCCGCCGGGCGCGACGTCCTGTCGTGCGTCGCGGCGTTCGCGCGGCGCGGGCGCTGCGGTGCGCTGGTGCTGGGCGCGGCCGGGCACGTCGCGGACGTCGTACTCAGGGAGCCGGCGCTGGTGCTCCGCGGCACGACGGAGATCCTGAGCCTGGCAGGGTGCTTCTTCCCGTCTCCCTCGGCGTCAGCGGCGGGCGTCGCGGTGTTCCTGGCCGGGCCGCGAGGCAGCGTCCTGGGCGGCGCCGTCGCGGAGGGAGGGCTCGTGGCCGCCGGTCCGGTGGTGGTAATGGTGGCCACGTTTGTCGCGGCTGCGATCGACCGGTTGCCGCTGGTGAAGGGGGACGAATCCTCCAAGGCGGACGGGAGCGACGTGCACGGCGTGGCCGGACAGTGGCGGTGCGGCGGCCAGCCGCTGCAACAACAGTGCGGATGGGCGCCGCTGTGTCGGAAGCTGGG
The Triticum dicoccoides isolate Atlit2015 ecotype Zavitan chromosome 3A, WEW_v2.0, whole genome shotgun sequence genome window above contains:
- the LOC119272127 gene encoding AT-hook motif nuclear-localized protein 19-like, which produces MGMATAAAATTAAPDKLRQPCRPRPAAQISSSKNRGPKAPVVIAHECPSAMRAHVLEVPAGRDVLSCVAAFARRGRCGALVLGAAGHVADVVLREPALVLRGTTEILSLAGCFFPSPSASAAGVAVFLAGPRGSVLGGAVAEGGLVAAGPVVVMVATFVAAAIDRLPLVKGDESSKADGSDVHGVAGQWRCGGQPLQQQCGWAPLCRKLGAKS